A genomic stretch from Clavelina lepadiformis chromosome 5, kaClaLepa1.1, whole genome shotgun sequence includes:
- the LOC143459438 gene encoding uncharacterized protein LOC143459438 yields MADNETNKVSESGGTKRPLREGSTRLPPFPVVHIVKSKVGKNPKLSFNEVPELRKEMKDRLFKIDRREKFHHDFKRTSQDFWRMELDRLNKIGEDNRRHMSAAIRVYLGQTHGSCKAIKSLIKHVEIAEQNTA; encoded by the exons ATGGCAGACAACGAAACTAACAAAGTGTCCGAAAG CGGAGGAACCAAACGACCCCTTCGCGAAGGTAGTACCCGCCTTCCACCATTCCCAGTCGTACACATTGTTAAGTCCAAAGTTGGAAAAAATCCAAAACTCTCGTTCAACGAAGTTCCAGAATTAAG GAAAGAAATGAAGGATAGACTGTTCAAGATTGACAGACGCGAAAAATTTCACCACGATTTCAAGCGTACGTCGCAAGACTTTTGGCGAATGGAGCTCGATCGCTTAAATAAAATCGGCGAGGATAATCGACGACACATGTCGGCGGCAATTCGTGTTTACCTCGGTCAAACCCATGGATCGTGCAAGGCGATAAAATCTCTCATTAAGCACGTGGAGATCGCAGAGCAAAACACAGCATAG